TGGCTGCTAGGGTTGTATCAAAAGTTGGACAAGAATATGACAAATCGAATGTATTATTAATGCATGCGATGGGTCCAAATGTTGCTGGTGTTATCGGTTCTGCCGTAGCTGCTGGTGTACTTTTATCAATTTTTTAAAAATTTTAATTAGTAGGGAATGTAGGAAATGTCTGAAATTAAAGACTCACTTGGTTTAGAAAACGTAGGTAAAGTTTATAGAAACTTAGATGTAGATAGTTTAATGAAACACGCAGTAGAAAATGAGGGAGCTAAAATCTCTTCTACTGGTGCGTTAATGGTAGATACTGGAATTTTTACAGGAAGAAGTCCTAAAGATAAATTCTTTGTTAACCAAGATCCATCAAATAAATATATTGCATGGGGTGATATTAATAGAAAAGTTTCTAAAGAAGTATATGAAGATTTAGAAGTTGTTGCTAAAAAACAATTAGGTGGTAAAGATTTATATGTAACTGACGTTTATTGTGGTTCTTCTTTAGATAGTAGAAAATCAGTTAGATTTATTACTGAAGTAGCTTGGCAAGCACATTTTATTCAAAATATGTTTATTGTTCCTCCAAAAGAGGATTTAGAAAACTTTGAGCCAGAGTTCACTGTTTATAATGCTTGTAAAACTGTAGATATGGCATATGTAAGTCATGGTTTACATTCAGAAGTATTTGTTGTATTTAATGTAGAAGATAACACTGCACTTATTGGTGGTACTTGGTATGCTGGTGAGATGAAAAAAGGTGTATTCTCAATGATGAATTATTGGTTACCTTTAGAAGGTAAACTTCCAATGCACTGTTCTGCTAATATCGGAGAAGATGGTGATACTGCCCTATTCTTTGGTTTATCAGGAACTGGAAAGACTACACTTTCAACTGATCCAAAAAGAAGATTAATTGGTGATGATGAGCATGGTTGGGATGATAATGGAGTATTCAACTTTGAAGGTGGTTGTTATGCTAAAGTTATTAACTTAGATGGTGAGTCTGAACCAGATATCTTTAATGCAATTAAAAAAGGTGCTATTTTAGAAAATGTAGTAGCCGATGAAAATGGTGTTGTTGACTATACTGATGGTAGTAAAACAGAAAACACTAGAGTATCTTATCCAATTGATCATATTCCAAACCATACTCCTGATATGAGAGGTGGTCATCCAGAGAATATTATCTTCTTATGTGCAGATGCATTTGGAGTACTTCCTCCTGTATCAAAACTTGATAAAAGACAAGCAATGTACTACTTCCTAAGTGGATATACTGCAAAAGTTGCAGGTACTGAAAGAGGAATTACTGAGCCAGTAGCAACATTCTCTTCTTGTTTCGGTGAAGCATTCTTACCACTTAACCCAACTGTTTATGCAGAATTACTTGGTAAAAAAATAGATGAGCATGGTGTAAATGTATACTTAGTAAATACAGGATGGACTGGTGGTCCTTATGGTATTGGTTCAAGAATGAGTATTAAAAATACAAGAGCTTGTATTGATGCTATTTTAGATGGTTCAATTAATAATTCAGAGTTTGAAACTCTTCCAATCTTTAATTTAGAAATTCCTAAAACACTAAACGGTGTTGATACTGAGGTTCTAAACCCAAGAAACACATGGGAAGACAAAGAGTCTTATGATGAAACAGCTGTTAAACTTGCAGGTATGTATATTGATAACTTTAAAAAGTATTTAACTTTAGAGAGTGATTATGACTTTACGTCAGCAGGACCAAGATTAATCTAAATAAATAAAACAAATAGAGTGTATTAACACTCTATTTGAATCTCTTCAATAATTTCTAAACCAAATCCATTTAATCCTACAAACGAGTGTTTTCCCCCACTTGTCATTAATTTGATTTTCTTTACATTTAATGAGTTTAAGATTTGAGCTCCTATACCATAATCTTTTTGAGACTCTTTATGTACTTTGTCTTGTCCTAAGAAGATTAATAATCCACCTTTTGCTTGTAAAAAGTTTATTGTTTTTAGCATTGAGTTTAATTTCTCATCATTTAAGAATAAATCAATATCAGGAATTACTGTATGGAATTTAACATGAGTTACTTCTTGAGGCTCTCCAAATTGAATAACAGTATGAATATCCCCTAAATGATCTTTAAACTCTCTTTTAACAGCTTTTGAACCAAAAAACTCTATATCATCTTTTTTTACTTCATCAACTAGTTTTTCATGGCTTAATCTATACTCTACTAAATCAGAGATATAAATTTGTTTCATATCATGTTTTTGAGCAAAGATATCTAAATCATCTCTTCTTGCCATAGTTCCATCATCTTTCATGATTTCACAAATAACAGCTTCACCATTTAATCCTGCTAACTTACATAAGTCAACACTACCTTCCGTATGTCCTGTTCTAACTAATACTCCACCATCTTTTGCAATTAATGGAAAGATATGACCTGGTTTTACTAATTCTACTTCTTTTGAAATAGGATTAGCTAAAATCTTAATAGTATCATCTCTCTCCCCTGCACTAATTCCTGTTGCTGCATCTGCTGCATCAACTGAAACTGTAAATGCTGTTTCATATGAAGAAGTATTTGAATTAACCATAGGATTTAAATCTAATCTCTGTGCTGTCTCTTTTGTTACAGATACACAAATTAATCCTTTTGCATGACTAGCCATAAAGTTAACCTTCTCAGGAGTACTTAATGCTGCAGCATAAACTAAATCCCCTTCGTTCTCTCTATCTTCATCATCTAACATGATTACCATGTTACCTTTTTGTATCTCTTCTATTGCTTCTTTTACTCTTTGTATTGCATTCATATTTTCTCTTTCATAATAGTATTATTTCTTGAATTTTTTATATTATATCAGAAATTTCAAAATTTTTTCTAAAAACCCTTGACAAACAAAATATTTTTTACTATAATTTCGGCACTTAAAAAGATGGGGTATCGCCAAGCGGTAAGGCACTGGTTTTTGGTACCAGCATTCGTAGGTTCGAATCCTGCTACCCCAGCCACTTTTTTAAGTAGCATATCGCGGAATAGAGCAGTCCGGTAGCTCGTCGGGCTCATAACCCGAAGGTCGTTGGTTCAAATCCAGCTTCCGCAACCAATTTTAATAAATGATGTCTTTATGTCAAGGTAGCTCAGCTGGCTAGAGCGCTGGTCTCATAAGCCGGAGGTCGAGAGTTCAAGTCTCTCTCTTGACACCATGTTAAAGCTTGAAATCGTCAAGTTTGGTAGACATCACTTTATTTTTCCCTTTATCTTACCATTGTTTAACTGTAAACTTTGATAAAGGTATTTATTTGTATGCTGATGTAGCTCAGTTGGCTAGAGCAGCTGATTTGTAATCAGCAGGTCGTAGGTTCGACTCCTATCATCAGCTCCATTTTGCGAATAAAAATGAAATAGAATTACTTTTTATACAAAAATCCTATAGAATTTCCCTCCTAAAAATTTTAATACTTTATTCTTTCTATTTCATTTTTATATCTTTTTATGTAAAATCCCTTTATGAAACAACAATTACTACTATTACCTGGACTAATGTGCAATGAAAAGCTTTGGTCTAAAATGAATTTAACAAACTACAAAACATTTGATATCCCAAGAGAAGACACTATAGATGAAATGGTAGAACAACTACATATATCTTTTGCTAAACATAAAGAACCTATAAACCTTGTTGGCTTTTCTTTAGGTGGATATTTAGCTTTAAAGTATGTTATTAAGTACCCTACTAGAATAAATAAAGCATTAATTATCTCTTCAGGAATTGATTCTTTAAAAGAGACAGAGATTCTAAAGCGAAAAAAGATGTTAGAAACATTAAAAAGAAACAACATTAACTCTTTAAGCTTTATGGCTATTTCACAACTATTAGAAGATAAGACAAATGAAGAAAACCTTGATATAATAAATCAAATGTTTGATGAGCTAGGTTTAGAAGTCTATAATCAACAATTATTTGCAACAATGAGAAGAAAACCTCTTTTTGATGAACTTATCAATGTTACTAGCCCTATTCAGTTCTTAAGCGCTACAAATGATTCTTTAGTTAATTTAGAGCCTATTAATAAACTATGTGAAATGAAAGATAATTTCCAATTAAAAACTTTAGATACTGATTCACATATGCTTCCACTAGAATATGAACACTTTTTATACAAGGAAATCCAAAACTTTTTTTAATATATAATGTTATAATTATTTATGAAAAATTTATTTAACTTAAAAAAACTAACATTAGTTTATTTTATAGTCTTTTTATCTTTAGTTTTTTGGGCTTTTTTTGCCTATTCAACTATGAATCAAATGATATCTAGTCAAAAGATATATGCTAAAATAATAAATATCACTGGTAAACAAAGAATGTTATCTCAAAGAACTGCATTAATTGCAAAACTAAGCTTTGAGAATGGAACTAGTGATTATATTGATAAAACTGCACATTTATTAAATCAAATGAAAGAAGATCACAAATTTATTATTTCAAACATAACTTCTAATGAAATTAAAGATATATATTTTAAAAAACCAAACTATTTAGATTTTCATGTACAAGCCTATTTTAAAAGTGTCGATAAATTTCTTTCTAATAAAAGTAAAGAAAACCTATTACGAGTAGAAGAGTTTTCTAATGATATTTTACCAAGGTTAGACAATGCTGTTACACAGTTTGAAGTAGAAAGTGATAAGAAAATAGAAAAACTTATGAAACAGGAACTATTTATTCTACTTGGAACACTTTTAACAATACTTCTAGAAGCTGTGTTAATTGTAATACCTTCAATTCGATATAACAAACAGAAAGAACATGAATTAAAAGAGTTAAATAATAGTTTATCAAAACAAGTAGATGCTGCTATTAAAAAGAGTAAAAAGCAAGACCTTATTATTGCAGAACATTCTAAAAACCTTACTATGAAAGAAATTTTAAATAATATAGCCCATCAATGGAGACAACCTTTGTCTATTATAACTACATGTACAAGTGGCTTAAGGCTCAAAAAAGATTTTAATAACCTAAGCGATGAAGACCTACAAGAAAGCATTGATATAATACTAAAAAACTCAAACTATCTATCTAATACAATTGAAAACTTTAGAGACTTTTTTGATGAATCATTAAATACTTATTATACTTTTAACGAAGTTATTAATAAAGCAAAAGAGCTACTAGCTCATAGGCTTGAAAATAAAAACATATCTATAATTGAAAATATAGAAAAAGATATCTCATACTTTGGAAATGAGACAAGATTAGTACAGGTATTTATACAAATTTTAAATAACTCTATTGATGTTTTACTTGAAAAAGATTTTGATAGATATATATTCATTGATGTAAAAACTAAAAACAATCTTATCTTTATAAAGATACAGGACAGTGGCATGGGTATCAATGAAAAAATTCAAGATAAAATATTTGAGCCCTACTTTACAACAAAACATCAATCTATTGGAAAAGGAATAGATTTATACAATTGTAAACAAATGATTGAGTCTTTATTTAAAGGTAAAATAACTGCAAGTAATAAAGAGAAATATTTTCAAGATAAGAAATATAAAGGGGCTTGTTTTACAATAACAATCCCCTTAAAGGAAGAAAACTAGGATTAGTCTTCAGTTGCTTCGTTAATAGCTTCTTTTGTAGCTTTGTAAGCTTTATTAGTTCCTTTTTTTGTTGCTTCCCATGCATCAGAAGAGTCTTTTTTAACCCCTTTCCATGTTGCACAACCACTAAATATAAAAAGTACACCTAAACCTAATAAAAAAGCTCTCATTTTGGTCTCCTATTAAATTGTAATCTCTTTAATATCAGCAATTTCTTTGAATGCTTGATAAACTTTACCAATAATATTTTTTCTATTTGCTTTAATGTTTTCATCTTCATGATTAACAAAAACATTATCAAAGAAATTATCAAGTTGTGGCTTTAAAGCAAATAAAGCATCTAACTCTTCTTCATAGCTTAAGTATTCTTTTGAAGTTACACTATTAAATGCCTCATAAAGCTCTTTTTCTTCTTTATCTTCAAAAAGCTCTACGTTAACTGCTAATTCTGAGTTAATATCTAAATCTTTAATGATATTTGCAACTCTTTTAAATGTTGCAGAATACTCTTTAAAGTTATCACTTAATACTATAGGATTTAAAGCACAAAGTTTTTGAGAGATTTTAAAAATATCACTCTCTTCAGAACCTAATACTGCTTTTAATACAGATGGGTTTACATCAAAGATCTTAAATAGTCTTTCATTGAAGAACTCTACAAGTTTTGCTTTTTCTAAACCTTTATAGTTAGAAGCTAGTGCATCAATGATCTCTTCTAAATCAATTGCCAGTTTATGTTCAATTGCAATTTTTACAATACCAGCAGCTGCCCGTCTAAGTCCAAATGGATCTTTTGAACCTGAAGGAATTTTTCCAACAGAGAATAGTCCCATTAAGTTATCAAGTTTATATGAAAGTGCTACAATAGAAGAGAATGTAGTTGATGGTAAGTCAGAATCCTCTCCATCTGGTAAATACTGCTCTTTTAGTGCTGTATATATTTCTTCTTTCTCACCAGCAATTTTTGCATAGTAATATCCCATAAGTCCTTGAAGTTCTGTAAACTCAAATACCATTTCAGACATTAAATCAGCTTTTGAAAGCATTACTGCTTTTTGTACTAATTCTTTATCTTCACCAAGTTTTTCTGCTAAGAATGTAGCTATTTTAGCTTCTCTTTCGCATTTTTCATACATAGACCCTAAACCTTCTACGAAAGTTAACTTCTTAAGTCCTTCATTTGAAAGTCCATTTGCAATATCATTTTTCCAGAAGAACATACCATCTGCAAGTCTAGGTCTAAGTACTTTCTCATTTCCAGCGATAATATGAGAGAAGTCTTCAGTTTTAGAGTTTGATACAACGATAAAGTTGTTTGTTAGCTCACCATCTTTATAAACAGCAAAATATCTTTGGTGTTCTTTCATTGAAGTTACAATAACCTCTTCTGGTAACTCTAAAAACTCTTCATCAAATTTACCAATTAAAGCCGTTGGATATTCAGTAATTGCAACAACTTCTTCTAATAACTCTTCATCAATATCAATTTTTACACCATTTGAAGCTTCAATCTCTTTCATTTGTTCTAAGATTCTTTTTCTTCTTTCATCTGGGTAAAGAATAACACCATTCTTATCTAGTTTGCAGAAGTAATCACCTGCAAAATCATAAGTGAAAGGCTCATATGAAACCATTCTGTGTGCAAATGAGAAGTTAGAAGATTTAACTCCAAAAAGTTCAGCCTCAACTACTTCTTCACCTAAAAGAATAGCTAAAGATCTAATTGGTCTAATAAAGCTATCAGTTCTGCTAGCCCATCTCATTGATTTTCCAAAATCTAAAGATGAAATAAACTCATTTACCATATCATTTAGTAAATCTTTTGCTTCAATTCCTGAAACCTCTTTTTTATAATATAGAACTTCACCTCTACCTTGGTCTTTTCTTTCAAGTTCATCAACACTAACACCACATTTTTTTGCAAAACCAAGTGCAGCAGGAGTAGCTTCTCCATCTTTAAATGCAATTTTTACAGGAGCACCAAACATCTCTTCAACTGAATCTTCTTGCTTAACTTGAAATTCTCTATGCCATAATACTAATCTTCTTGGTGTATAAAAAAAGTCAAAATCACATAATAATCTATTTTTTTCTAATATTTTTGCCCATTTCTTTTCAATATTTGGTAATTCTTTTAAAAATGGGATTGCTGGTAATTCTTCTACACCAATCTCTATTAATAATGGTTTATTCATCTATTCTTCCTTAGTAAACTGTATGAGAGTATATTTATCTTAAAAAGTAGATATTTTATCGAAAGAAGGCTTATTTTTTGGTTAGTAAGATAGGAGATTTAACATAGTCAAATCTCCTAATAAAAACTATTTATATAGTTTGATTTCTGTGTTTAGTCCTTTAAATAAACTAATACACATAAAGATTAATATTATAGTAAATGGAAGTCCAGTAGAGATAGAACCTGCTTGTAAAGCATCTAAGGCTTCTTTCCCTCCAATATATAAAAGAGCTCCTGCAATTAGACCTTCCATTGTTGCCCAAAAGATTCTTTGAGGAACTGGAGCATCAACTTTACCACCAGATGTTATTGAATCAATAACTAATGAACCTGAATCAGAAGAAGTGATAAAGAAAACAAGAACTAAAATAATTGCTAATGATGATGTTATTGTTGTTAAAGGTAGATTCTCTAACATTTGATACATTGCTAAAGGAACCTTTGTAATTCCATCTGCTAAGGCACCAACATTATTCATTGTTTGATCTAATGCTGAACCACCAAAAGTAGCCATCCAAACAATAGTTACTAAAGTAGGTATTACTAAAACAGCAATTAAAAATTCTCTTACAGTTCTACCTTTTGATACTCTTGCTATAAACATTCCAACAAAAGGTGACCAAGAAATCCACCATGCCCAGTAAAATACAGTCCAACCATGAAACCATGTAGAGTCATCTCTATCAACCCAGTTACTTAAAGGTACAATATTTGTTACATAGTTTGCAGTTGTTGAAAAGATGCCTGTAAAAATATCAAGTGTAGAACCTGCAATAAATACAAAAGCTAGAAGTACTGCTGCAACAAACATATTAATATTACTTAATAACTTAACACCTCCATCTATTCCTCTAACAACAGAAATGATTGCAATGGATGTAACAAATATAATAATTCCAATTTGGGTATTTATTCCAGCACTAATATCAAAAAGATAGCTCAGTCCAGAACTTGCTTGTTGAGCTCCAAGTCCTAAAGAAGTAGCAAGACCAAAAATAGTTGCAAATACTGCAAGTAAATCAATAATATGACCTGGCCAACCCCAAACTCTTTCACCTAAAAGTGGATAAAAAGCAGACCTAACGGTAAGAGGTAAACCTTTATTATAAGAAAAAAATGCCAGTGATAATCCAACTACTCCATAAATAGCCCAAGGGTGAACTCCCCAGTGATACATAGTTGCAGCCATAGCTAAATCAGCAGCTTGTTCCGTATTTGCTTCAACTCCAAGTGGTGTTTTATACCAACCAGTATAATATGCAACTGGCTCAGCAACACTCCAGAACATCA
The nucleotide sequence above comes from Arcobacter sp. F155. Encoded proteins:
- a CDS encoding sodium ion-translocating decarboxylase subunit beta, whose translation is AARVVSKVGQEYDKSNVLLMHAMGPNVAGVIGSAVAAGVLLSIF
- the pckA gene encoding phosphoenolpyruvate carboxykinase (ATP) is translated as MSEIKDSLGLENVGKVYRNLDVDSLMKHAVENEGAKISSTGALMVDTGIFTGRSPKDKFFVNQDPSNKYIAWGDINRKVSKEVYEDLEVVAKKQLGGKDLYVTDVYCGSSLDSRKSVRFITEVAWQAHFIQNMFIVPPKEDLENFEPEFTVYNACKTVDMAYVSHGLHSEVFVVFNVEDNTALIGGTWYAGEMKKGVFSMMNYWLPLEGKLPMHCSANIGEDGDTALFFGLSGTGKTTLSTDPKRRLIGDDEHGWDDNGVFNFEGGCYAKVINLDGESEPDIFNAIKKGAILENVVADENGVVDYTDGSKTENTRVSYPIDHIPNHTPDMRGGHPENIIFLCADAFGVLPPVSKLDKRQAMYYFLSGYTAKVAGTERGITEPVATFSSCFGEAFLPLNPTVYAELLGKKIDEHGVNVYLVNTGWTGGPYGIGSRMSIKNTRACIDAILDGSINNSEFETLPIFNLEIPKTLNGVDTEVLNPRNTWEDKESYDETAVKLAGMYIDNFKKYLTLESDYDFTSAGPRLI
- a CDS encoding bifunctional 3,4-dihydroxy-2-butanone 4-phosphate synthase/GTP cyclohydrolase II, translated to MNAIQRVKEAIEEIQKGNMVIMLDDEDRENEGDLVYAAALSTPEKVNFMASHAKGLICVSVTKETAQRLDLNPMVNSNTSSYETAFTVSVDAADAATGISAGERDDTIKILANPISKEVELVKPGHIFPLIAKDGGVLVRTGHTEGSVDLCKLAGLNGEAVICEIMKDDGTMARRDDLDIFAQKHDMKQIYISDLVEYRLSHEKLVDEVKKDDIEFFGSKAVKREFKDHLGDIHTVIQFGEPQEVTHVKFHTVIPDIDLFLNDEKLNSMLKTINFLQAKGGLLIFLGQDKVHKESQKDYGIGAQILNSLNVKKIKLMTSGGKHSFVGLNGFGLEIIEEIQIEC
- a CDS encoding alpha/beta fold hydrolase, with translation MKQQLLLLPGLMCNEKLWSKMNLTNYKTFDIPREDTIDEMVEQLHISFAKHKEPINLVGFSLGGYLALKYVIKYPTRINKALIISSGIDSLKETEILKRKKMLETLKRNNINSLSFMAISQLLEDKTNEENLDIINQMFDELGLEVYNQQLFATMRRKPLFDELINVTSPIQFLSATNDSLVNLEPINKLCEMKDNFQLKTLDTDSHMLPLEYEHFLYKEIQNFF
- a CDS encoding ATP-binding protein; its protein translation is MKNLFNLKKLTLVYFIVFLSLVFWAFFAYSTMNQMISSQKIYAKIINITGKQRMLSQRTALIAKLSFENGTSDYIDKTAHLLNQMKEDHKFIISNITSNEIKDIYFKKPNYLDFHVQAYFKSVDKFLSNKSKENLLRVEEFSNDILPRLDNAVTQFEVESDKKIEKLMKQELFILLGTLLTILLEAVLIVIPSIRYNKQKEHELKELNNSLSKQVDAAIKKSKKQDLIIAEHSKNLTMKEILNNIAHQWRQPLSIITTCTSGLRLKKDFNNLSDEDLQESIDIILKNSNYLSNTIENFRDFFDESLNTYYTFNEVINKAKELLAHRLENKNISIIENIEKDISYFGNETRLVQVFIQILNNSIDVLLEKDFDRYIFIDVKTKNNLIFIKIQDSGMGINEKIQDKIFEPYFTTKHQSIGKGIDLYNCKQMIESLFKGKITASNKEKYFQDKKYKGACFTITIPLKEEN
- the glyS gene encoding glycine--tRNA ligase subunit beta, producing MNKPLLIEIGVEELPAIPFLKELPNIEKKWAKILEKNRLLCDFDFFYTPRRLVLWHREFQVKQEDSVEEMFGAPVKIAFKDGEATPAALGFAKKCGVSVDELERKDQGRGEVLYYKKEVSGIEAKDLLNDMVNEFISSLDFGKSMRWASRTDSFIRPIRSLAILLGEEVVEAELFGVKSSNFSFAHRMVSYEPFTYDFAGDYFCKLDKNGVILYPDERRKRILEQMKEIEASNGVKIDIDEELLEEVVAITEYPTALIGKFDEEFLELPEEVIVTSMKEHQRYFAVYKDGELTNNFIVVSNSKTEDFSHIIAGNEKVLRPRLADGMFFWKNDIANGLSNEGLKKLTFVEGLGSMYEKCEREAKIATFLAEKLGEDKELVQKAVMLSKADLMSEMVFEFTELQGLMGYYYAKIAGEKEEIYTALKEQYLPDGEDSDLPSTTFSSIVALSYKLDNLMGLFSVGKIPSGSKDPFGLRRAAAGIVKIAIEHKLAIDLEEIIDALASNYKGLEKAKLVEFFNERLFKIFDVNPSVLKAVLGSEESDIFKISQKLCALNPIVLSDNFKEYSATFKRVANIIKDLDINSELAVNVELFEDKEEKELYEAFNSVTSKEYLSYEEELDALFALKPQLDNFFDNVFVNHEDENIKANRKNIIGKVYQAFKEIADIKEITI
- a CDS encoding BCCT family transporter, with protein sequence MKIEYDTEYEAGQDNLKAFGMDMHNPVFFISALLILSFVVITIIFPTSSKEILGGMKTWSINNFDWLFMLGGNIFVLFCIALIFSPLGKIRLGGKNIKPEYSRLSWFAMLFAAGMGIGLMFWSVAEPVAYYTGWYKTPLGVEANTEQAADLAMAATMYHWGVHPWAIYGVVGLSLAFFSYNKGLPLTVRSAFYPLLGERVWGWPGHIIDLLAVFATIFGLATSLGLGAQQASSGLSYLFDISAGINTQIGIIIFVTSIAIISVVRGIDGGVKLLSNINMFVAAVLLAFVFIAGSTLDIFTGIFSTTANYVTNIVPLSNWVDRDDSTWFHGWTVFYWAWWISWSPFVGMFIARVSKGRTVREFLIAVLVIPTLVTIVWMATFGGSALDQTMNNVGALADGITKVPLAMYQMLENLPLTTITSSLAIILVLVFFITSSDSGSLVIDSITSGGKVDAPVPQRIFWATMEGLIAGALLYIGGKEALDALQAGSISTGLPFTIILIFMCISLFKGLNTEIKLYK